The Anopheles gambiae chromosome 2, idAnoGambNW_F1_1, whole genome shotgun sequence genomic sequence ACTGATAGAATATGAAATCTATAGTTGATCGAAACCTTCTTCGCCTGAATCGTGCGCCACTGCCGTACGTGTCGTTTCTTCGAAACGCATCGTTCGTTCATCTTGATCTCTCTTCACGCAAACAATGTTTATGCGTTCAAACGATTGATCGCGACGATTTGTTAGTTGGTGAGAGATCGAGTTGAAAGAacgaataaaatcaattttaaaaccaTTGAGATCGCATCCCCATCTAATCCGGATGATGTACCAGGTTTCATTTCATCTCGTTCCACGTGTATCCAACTTTTGGCACCTACATCTCCATTAATCATCgagtttttactttttttctactttaacTGTGTTACTATAACTGTTGGTCAATGAATGAAGAGCATCAGGTGATTATAATTTAAATTGCTGAACAATGTTTCTGAAGTATACTGAAGTTATTTTGCTCATGCTTAAATTTAGTCTCATCCTGTGTCAATGGTATAAAGCCTGGCTCTAGCCAGTTCAATTGACACACACTGAGAGTAAATAGAAGCACcataagtaaaacaaaaatgtttaacgAACGACTTTTACTACAGATTGGTCTGACGATGCTCAAAACTTTTGGGAATTAGTATCCTTCTGAATATCATAAGAGCAATTAGTAATATGAAAAAAGGGATTTTAACAATACCAAACAGAATCATGTTCATAAATCGGCCAACAAATTGGCGTATAAAACATGATAATATTGTGTATTGGttgacgaaaacaaaacaacgaattTATAACAATTTCACACTCACATTGTGTGAAAAGAATACCCGATTGATCatgaaaaagaaattaaattcctTGTTATTTTCTGAAAACTGATTAAAACACTATCCAAAGCTCCAGAAAATATTGATTCTGTCCATTCATCGACCGAAATAACGTTTGGCGCCTGtttaaaaactgtttcaaaAATTCTCGCTCAATTATCGTTTTACCTGTCGTAAAAACGTCACGACAGTTACCATTTGCAATAAGTTAATATGTTCGGTGACATTTTTCTATCATTTTCTCCAAAGTTCTGTTCTGAATATAACTTGTTTTGTATCGATTGTTTCAATGCTCGGTATGTATGTATATCCAGTAGCTTAGTTTTCTGAGTTTAGTTTATgtagttggtttgtttgtttgttttgttttcattttcttccaagGCACGCAATATGTTTTTGTTACTAGATTTTGTTCATTGTTCACGTTTGCAAGAGGTTAAATTTGTTTATCAAACTTTTGACGATTCTAATGCCGTAAAAAATGTCTTCATCTCCGGGATTACATTTCTCTTTCGCTTAAGGACAATACAATAAGCATATCAatgcctctctctctattaAACTTTGGACACGTGATTGTATATAAATGTGTTTGTAAAGTTTTGTATATATAGTATTCAATGTACTCGTTTCTGAATCGCAAATAGTTCTATAATAAACTGTCGCCCCCATCAAAGTGGTTGtataaaaatagcgaaaaataTTTCCTCTATCTTTGTTCGATATCTGGTTTCttctgtatgtgtatgtgggtgtgtatttatttgttttagtatCATGAATATCTCTCTATATGCGCTGTTTTATCTCTTCCAATCCTCGTTTGTATGGTGTAAATAGTGCACACGCTAAATATTCTacaatttatttgtttcagtCTGTAGCAAAAGACAAGGAGCATGGAACAAAATACATTtctgatttttgtttcatatgTCTAACAACAATAGCATCTACCCACATAGCAgagtttttgttatgttttctcACGCACTGTCCAagactaaaataaaatcattttcattacGCTCAATTTCGTTTTTGCTCTTGTTATTTGCTACGTGAGATTCCAGTTCACCATGATAAAACTACTGCTTGATGGAAAAGTGTGCGCACCACTTTCACTTTAACCAGCTTGTCGTTCTCATTCACCTTTTGTTGTGCAATATCGTTTATACTCTCACTTCAAACACATGTATCACTAACATCAATTGCATATACACCGGAAAAGCCCTTCATAGCGCAAAGTGTTTCACATCATTTATAGACAGACCATTACAATATCATCAATAGCCGTTTGAACATGATGCGCTGAGCAAATTAAAGTATAGCTTGAAACAACGCTGGAACATTGAAACATGACACAATTTGTCATCTTTGCCAAGAttattgatttaaataattaaaactcgAATCTGaccaatttttaaattattatccaGAGCATACTTCAACACAAGTACAAGGACACAAAACCCACGGAGCTATGAGACTCCATTTGCTATAAATATCAGACACGTCTATGTCGAaagcaataaacaaaatatccaACTAAGGAAACAAGTCATTCAAagataaatatatttaaaattgaataaagCGAAAAACTGGTCAAGTTTAtggaaaaaaacctttttcatGGCCAAAATAATGAGCCAAAAAAACTTCTCATTTTCCAACGGTTTACATTGTTCCTACCttctctttgttttgttgtttttcttaatgttgcaaaacaacaaatatgATTATACACGTAAAATAGACAGTACATGCAAACCCAATGATATTTGTTTCATGTGATTGAGTAtgccaacatacacacacacacacccaccagcGACCAAACACGGGCGTTTAAATGTTACTTAGCAAAAATAGTATGTCTCTATGCAGTTGATTCCTTTccagtgtttctttttttgtttacaaaatgttctctctatttctcttcACTTGCTCCATGCTCTACCATGCATGGTGCTAAGTCTTTCTGTACGGTAGCACAAAATAAGGACAAGCCTAAGGTTTGTCTGAAAAGTTGCTGTTATAATTTATGCCGTTTTCTTAAAACTAGTGGCTCGCGATTCTCGTGCTGCTTTCATTCCTAACCAAAAGTTTATCGGTAGGTAATACCTGCCACAAAATGAATAATCACAGCGACTCCATTACATTCATTTTGGACCCAACATTACGTGATATGCCCCACCTTCTTTGTTGTCCTTGTGCCCGTTTTCTACTGATGTTTTGGTCATCTTGCTTCTTAAGCAAGTGAACAAGAAGTCGTCAGATCTTTTGCACGATCTACGCAACAAAAGAATTCAGATCACTTGCGGCTGtaccttctgctgctgctgctgctgctgctgctgctgctgttgctgctgctatttgTTATTCGCCTTTGgctgatgttgattttttcctaGTGTTTGGACAGGTTTAATGGAACGTCTGCaaatttgtataaaaataaacgaaaattaGAATACGtattaaacataaacaaaagctATGttagaagcaaacaaaaaactgaatTGTTTGTAAAAATGTCGAATAGGTTTAAGCGGCACTAATACAAAAGCTGCTCAGCAAACAGAGTAAAATGAACAaactattaaaaacaaaacaccacaaaacTCCTCAGACGCATTCGATTTGGGAATTGATAAGGAAGTATGTAAAGATGTTAGTAATTTCTTAATCTTACATGATGATCGCAGTCCTTCATTGCACTCACCATTGCTGGTCTCATCTTTGGCGGTTGCCGACGCTATCCCCGATACTGCAGCAGTCGAACGAGCGGAATGGTCGGGATGATGTTGATATCCGACAGCATCTGTAGGCCAACTCGATCCACTCGGTGACGTAAACGCACTACCACCGTTGATGATATCGCGCGAGGATGAGGAAAGCGCCGTGACGCTATAGTTGAGGGCTGCTGTTGAGCTAGGTGTGGCTAGGATGGAATGTTGTAGTCGTTGCGATTCTGCAGGATCCGTGATTGACGATCCAGATGTGGgctgtggtggcggtggtggtggagtagGTGGACTCCGATCAATAAGACGTCGATCAGCTGAGGAGATGTTTGGCGCGACGGATGAAGGTGGCGGGGCTTGATGATGCGGTTGTATCATGTGCGGTGGACCGTGCGGTGGACCGTGCGGTGCCACCCCCGGTAGCCCTGGGTAGTGCATCCAAAGCGGCGTGCGATATGCAGCCATTGTGGCCGCAGTGTACATTTGCTGGTAGTACGTAAGTGTCGCGGGATGGAATGGAACGGAAGATGTAGCAGCGGCTACGGCTGCAGCATTCATCAAAGAAGATGAGGAGGGCGCGCCCAACTGAGCGGCTTGATACAGGGGGTAGAAAGCATTCGGCACAGGATGGTGCGCTGTTGGCGATGCGATTACCGTGTTCGGTCTTATTACTCCGGCGGGCGAGGAGGGCGTTGTGCCGTAGTGGTTTAAAGGAGCCCCATCAACCGAGTCCGACCCTTCTGGGTGGAgatcttttttgtgtgaagaGCTGGAAGCGTTCGAGTTGGAACGCTCGCGCGATGGTGAGGAGGAAGAAGGTGAATGCCCACCGGAAAAGGGCTGTCGTAAGGCGGCCGTCTTTTTCGGAACCGTTCGTATGGTAGAGCCTGGCGACGTGCCAGTCGTAAGCGAGGCCATGGCAGACGTTGGTGTGGAAGCGTGGCTCGTTGTtacgccaccgccaccactacTTGGAGATGCACGGGGCGATGAGGACGTACCGGCAGTACGATTATGATGCTGCGATCCCAATGGTGGCGGAGGTGACAGTTGAGTTCCACGGCCAAAGTTTAATGGTGACGCGCGAGAATAATGCTGCGGTGACCCATTGCTGGTAGGAGGGGAATGTCCTTGACTGCTGCTTCCACCAAGCTGGTAACCAGGCCGGTAGGAAATTGCCGATCGTGCACCTCCCGTTGCTGCACCAGATCCAGAATATGGTGGTGTGGTCGCTGAATCGTTCGTACTCGGTGAAGGGGAAAAACGGGAAGACGAAGGTGCAGACGAGTAGCTACTTGGGCTGCCACCGTACGGGTGCTGTCGGTAGCGTGAAAATCCGCCTGATGAAGCAGAACCCGGCGTATGATGAAGCCCATGATGTGAATGTTGCGCAGATGTATgcgactgctgttgctgttggtgctgatgctgatgctgcggctgctgatgatgatgatgctcagGACTAGGACTTAGGTCTGGGGAACGGATCGTATTAGCACACGGGTCTACGCTGCTCCCTCCGGAGGTAGCCCCAGGAGATGCTGCAGTGCCACTCCCTCCACCGTAGCTAGGGGACCGTTTCTTGGCGCCATATCCGTACCGAGTAGATCCAAGCTGGCCCTGATAATGTGCGTGATTGATGGATTCCGCCATTATCGGAGATTTGGAGCCAACGGCTAACGGTTCCTTCCCCAAGTACAGTGATCCCTGATACTGGTGGTGTGGTGACAGTGGATGCTGCGGATGGTGATAGAGATGATGACTAGCTGTTGATGTGACCGACGCCACCGATACGTCCGTTTTGCGTTGCATCGCATCAGAGGGGGAGAAGTTCGCAGAGGACGATGTTTCACCGCTACTGCTTGTGTTGTGCCCCAGCAGTGACGTTATGCTATAACTGCTAAATGGTCTTGATACAGGAGCCGGAACTGGAGGAGCAGGATTCGTTACAGGAGATATGCCACTTCCAGCTCCATTAATTGGCTGTTTTCCACCGGCCCCGGTTGTACCGTTAGCAATAGATCCAGAACCGTTAAGGTGtccgtttgttttgctgttactactgctgctgttgctgctgctattacTGCCACTGCTGGCGCCACCATTCAGCGGACTTCCCGTACCATTCGTGGTCAGTGTCGTCAGGGGCGTTGCAGTTGTTGCCGTCACAATGACAGGCGTACCTGCAGCAGACCCTGCCTTCGGACGAGATCTTTTGGTGCTGCTCGTGCCACTGCTACCAGCATCGTCCAGTGAAACCTTCTCCAGCTCCCGCAAGATTCTTTTGCGTGGAGAAACATGCTGCGAAGCGGCCGAACTGGCAAACACAGAGCTGCGAAAACTTGTCGAGCTAGTACTGTTCCCCCGTTCTGGTATTGTTCCGAGACGAAACGGGCCAATTGCGGTACCTGCTCCAGCAGAAGCTCCCGGGGCGTTGATGGACTTTGTTTGCTGGTGCTCGACCAGTGTTTTAATGATTGAAGCTAGATCCTTTCCCTCGGGACGCTTGCAACGGGGAGGTCTATAATGTGTGCCCCCGTTTGCTGGTGGATGATGACCATTGCTTTGCTTGTGATCATCATCCTCCACCATGGGCCCATCCTGCTTTGTGCCTTTCCGCTTCTTTACATTGTTTTCACCCGCTGCCGTTGTCTTCTCAGATGTGTCCATCGGTGTAGTGCCATTGCACTTATCCCGAAGATTCTCGGTGGTTTCACCATCTTCTTGCCCAGTTGCCGATTGTGCCTCCTTGTGATCGGAATCATCCTTCTTGgcatttccattttccactgttgttgttttttgcgctTGAGGCTTTGATTTAATTTCCAGTGGAAGATGGGAGTCGTAAGGACGGCGTCGTTTACGCCGACACCATGACCGGCGATCGTGCGTTAGATGACCACGTGCTTTTAGCGGGCGAAAGTAGTAAAGCGAAAGCTCCTTCGAAATGTTCGGACGAGGATTCGCCTGCTTCCAGCAATGATCCCGCTGCCAGGGCGAAGACTGGATGGAGCTGTTGTCATCTGAAACTGCAAGAGAAGGATATTAAAAGAATGTTATATTTGTTGTTAAAATTATGTTACATTGGTTGTTAAATTGCTTCTAGTATGAATAGTATTATCAATACTTACAGCTGAGTGAAGTAGAACTTTCATGCTTATGAAAGTTGGCACTGGTAGAGGAAACGGTCGGTGGCCAATAGGTTTTACGCGGAACCGAAATCCAGCTGGTTTTTTCACCCTCTCGTGCACGGGCAAGTTCCAGGATGAATTTTCCGTCTGTAAAAAGAGATTCCAAAATGAATAACATACCAAAAACCATAACATTGTTAAGTCGCGCGACTGTTAAGTTCaatattgaattgttttcaCCACTTTCCTACCACAAAGAAATTTATAAAGCACATGAGTAACCGCTAGTTACCATATGTTTACTTTAGAGCAATGCGTTGGAGATCCTTGTTAATGCAATTTAATGTGCCAGTCGGATGTGTGTACATACGTTTGGGCCACAGTAAGTAAAAAAGAAGTTTCAACAATCGCTCGATCGCGAACTAGTACGCGTACGCGTACGCAAACCGTATCACACTTGATCTGTAACATTCACCCATCACGCGATCATGCGGCAGCGAACCGAAACCGGCAAAGTACAGAGCGAAAGCATCTACTTAAGGAATGTGCTTTCCCGTGGAACAAAAGAAGCTGCACGTTCCGTTCATTTTCAGCCGTGACGTGAAGGTGGTTTGTTAGTTTgaggagaggaaaaaacaacaagcataTTTCACCTCCTAAGCACTTGTTGTGTCGCTTTTAGAGTGTGTATCGCctttttctattgtttttcCGCCCTCAAGCGCAAACGGCGCGATcatgtgttattgtttttcaGCCCCGTACTATGCCCGtatttgagtgtgtgtggctgtgctgCACGCAAACGATTTACTATGATTTCACCAGCAAGAACTAGCAATGGCTTTTCCTCAACATTACTCACTCTATTAAGAAGCTTTTTGTCCTTTCTATCGCTCATTCGCCAAGCGAAACAATGGCGGGTGCAGAGAAGGTAGAGAGAAATCAAAACTCCACAAAAAGAAACCATTTTGATCATAGatctaaccaaaaaaaaaacaccttatTCCCGAGCAAGCGCAAACTGAATGTAACAATCTCCAATACGACATCTGAAAAATAAGCCTAACCCAACGTATCTCCCTCACGCCCTCTATTTTTATGCAGCATTATGTTGAGTACTGGCTCGCTGCTGCAGTACACATACAAGCTCGGTAATGTAGCACAATAATAGACCGTGGAGTGGGTTTGGCCGATTGTTTAGCGAAAGAAGAGATATTTTAACGGGACAGTGTGCTGTGGCGCTGAAAATAAGAGATGACAGAAAATTAGCCCAAGTAAAAAGgcggtgttgctgctgctgctactactgctttCCACTACAGTTGCGCCCCGATGAGTGCCGAAGCGACGTCTGTTGATTGCATCGCATTACTTTCCTCGCAGACTACGCAAGCCTTTAGGGTCTGTCAACTAACTGGTCGCCCTAAGTCAGTTTGCTTATGGATGACACAAATGCGATAGAAGCCAATTTTCCAAGCTTTCCAAGAAACTAATGTACTTTTCTTTTAGTTGCATAGCATAAAGTTCGTGCAACAGTCCGTAAGCTTATTTAAGTAAAGCTTACAGTATCATGATATAATAACGAACGAAGACAAACCACGACTCGGTTGTTGGGAAATTGTACACTGATCCATACGGATATGTTCATCATTTGAGCCTCACTGCAGAATATATGACTTAGCTAGTGGCAATATTTTACAACCATAGTGTGGGAAAGCCAGGCGCAATTCACATCGGATTCATTTAAATCCATTCCACTCGATTAAGGAACAAGCTTCGCATTATCTCGTCCACTAATGCGTTTTATTACGcccaaaaaaaacttcaaattaGAGAAATCACGTGGAAGAGAATGAAgaacagacacacgcacacacacacagtctacACTGTGGCCACACAATTCGTGGGAGACACTCTTCCGGTTAGTTGATACGGATTGAAAGAAGGCAGTCCACCACCATACGGTTCTTCTCCATGCAGGCCAGAACTTCTCGTCCAGTACCGTTGATCAATCGTAGGAGTATAAAAAGGCACTTGCCAACATTGGAGAGACACCCGCGATCAAGATATACGCCTGCTTTAAACGGTGGAAAGAAGTGAGATGATCAAATCATATAATCATCGCCATCGTCGTaagtcgtcctcgtcgtcgtagtcgtcgtcatcatcatcatcatcatctgcccACACCCAAAATGGCCCCCAGCAGCACCGTTCGGGTTCGAGCGTTTCGGGGAAGCGTTTGATTGGGTTAACACCAGCCAACGAATTTCTCTCCCGATTAATGGGAATGTTACAGATCTTCCCGTGCGGAGGAGGCTTCAGCGCGCTCGTTTACTTTTTCTTTCATGAATGCTCATTTAACTTTGTCGATGTTTCTACAGCTTTATGGCGAATAATACGATCAATGAATGAGTGCCTTCAGGCTACtagattgtttttcttcttcaaccaTTTGTAGTCGGTTGGATTAATTCTTGAATGAAACGATGTAGGATAGAGGGTCGACTGTATGTTCACTTTCAATCAACACTACAAGCAATAGACAATGTTGTTCTATCGAGTTATCGAATTATGGAATGATATGATAGGAACAGGTTTAggatgtgttgttttgcgtgtCCTTTACTCGTAGTGTTACTGATTAACTTGACTATCGTAAACAACGTTGTATTGGGAACCGTTATTAAGCATCATAGGAATGCTTTTAGTGCAAGAGGTTGACATTGCTGATTTGTTAAATTTAAGCTAAATCTTACCGC encodes the following:
- the LOC1274491 gene encoding protein hairless isoform X2, whose product is MYVINPSPASQDLQPTASSYVAARHSESIELGQQQQHKEILSQILTKCNADMSDQVANFSCPDEKTPPRSAAVPVKEEAKSPASSSPAATPAPSSSPCSEVGSGHGAKPTPAAAGSSPKEASSTPAAGEGKTGRRTDGEIRSPLPTLKRSPSLDGSPLSSASSSNAASLSPSSLDGPAKSTPPKSEPMAEPVQSLAVASPVSSNFSSVVHPKERALKSIAAAAASNERNNATNGGSSSSTSTPAKPASKAVGAVNAGGRAVLNGTGSSSATATGTTAHGGRLQFFKDGKFILELARAREGEKTSWISVPRKTYWPPTVSSTSANFHKHESSTSLSFSDDNSSIQSSPWQRDHCWKQANPRPNISKELSLYYFRPLKARGHLTHDRRSWCRRKRRRPYDSHLPLEIKSKPQAQKTTTVENGNAKKDDSDHKEAQSATGQEDGETTENLRDKCNGTTPMDTSEKTTAAGENNVKKRKGTKQDGPMVEDDDHKQSNGHHPPANGGTHYRPPRCKRPEGKDLASIIKTLVEHQQTKSINAPGASAGAGTAIGPFRLGTIPERGNSTSSTSFRSSVFASSAASQHVSPRKRILRELEKVSLDDAGSSGTSSTKRSRPKAGSAAGTPVIVTATTATPLTTLTTNGTGSPLNGGASSGSNSSSNSSSSNSKTNGHLNGSGSIANGTTGAGGKQPINGAGSGISPVTNPAPPVPAPVSRPFSSYSITSLLGHNTSSSGETSSSANFSPSDAMQRKTDVSVASVTSTASHHLYHHPQHPLSPHHQYQGSLYLGKEPLAVGSKSPIMAESINHAHYQGQLGSTRYGYGAKKRSPSYGGGSGTAASPGATSGGSSVDPCANTIRSPDLSPSPEHHHHQQPQHQHQHQQQQQSHTSAQHSHHGLHHTPGSASSGGFSRYRQHPYGGSPSSYSSAPSSSRFSPSPSTNDSATTPPYSGSGAATGGARSAISYRPGYQLGGSSSQGHSPPTSNGSPQHYSRASPLNFGRGTQLSPPPPLGSQHHNRTAGTSSSPRASPSSGGGGVTTSHASTPTSAMASLTTGTSPGSTIRTVPKKTAALRQPFSGGHSPSSSSPSRERSNSNASSSSHKKDLHPEGSDSVDGAPLNHYGTTPSSPAGVIRPNTVIASPTAHHPVPNAFYPLYQAAQLGAPSSSSLMNAAAVAAATSSVPFHPATLTYYQQMYTAATMAAYRTPLWMHYPGLPGVAPHGPPHGPPHMIQPHHQAPPPSSVAPNISSADRRLIDRSPPTPPPPPPQPTSGSSITDPAESQRLQHSILATPSSTAALNYSVTALSSSSRDIINGGSAFTSPSGSSWPTDAVGYQHHPDHSARSTAAVSGIASATAKDETSNDVPLNLSKH
- the LOC1274491 gene encoding protein hairless isoform X1, with amino-acid sequence MYVINPSPASQDLQPTASSYVAARHSESIELGQQQQHKEILSQILTKCNADMSDQVANFSCPDEKTPPRSAAVPVKEEAKSPASSSPAATPAPSSSPCSEVGSGHGAKPTPAAAGSSPKEASSTPAAGEGKTGRRTDGEIRSPLPTLKRSPSLDGSPLSSASSSNAASLSPSSLDGPAKSTPPKSEPMAEPVQSLAVASPVSSNFSSVVHPKERALKSIAAAAASNERNNATNGGSSSSTSTPAKPASKAVGAVNAGGRAVLNGTGSSSATATGTTAHGGRLQFFKDGKFILELARAREGEKTSWISVPRKTYWPPTVSSTSANFHKHESSTSLSFSDDNSSIQSSPWQRDHCWKQANPRPNISKELSLYYFRPLKARGHLTHDRRSWCRRKRRRPYDSHLPLEIKSKPQAQKTTTVENGNAKKDDSDHKEAQSATGQEDGETTENLRDKCNGTTPMDTSEKTTAAGENNVKKRKGTKQDGPMVEDDDHKQSNGHHPPANGGTHYRPPRCKRPEGKDLASIIKTLVEHQQTKSINAPGASAGAGTAIGPFRLGTIPERGNSTSSTSFRSSVFASSAASQHVSPRKRILRELEKVSLDDAGSSGTSSTKRSRPKAGSAAGTPVIVTATTATPLTTLTTNGTGSPLNGGASSGSNSSSNSSSSNSKTNGHLNGSGSIANGTTGAGGKQPINGAGSGISPVTNPAPPVPAPVSRPFSSYSITSLLGHNTSSSGETSSSANFSPSDAMQRKTDVSVASVTSTASHHLYHHPQHPLSPHHQYQGSLYLGKEPLAVGSKSPIMAESINHAHYQGQLGSTRYGYGAKKRSPSYGGGSGTAASPGATSGGSSVDPCANTIRSPDLSPSPEHHHHQQPQHQHQHQQQQQSHTSAQHSHHGLHHTPGSASSGGFSRYRQHPYGGSPSSYSSAPSSSRFSPSPSTNDSATTPPYSGSGAATGGARSAISYRPGYQLGGSSSQGHSPPTSNGSPQHYSRASPLNFGRGTQLSPPPPLGSQHHNRTAGTSSSPRASPSSGGGGVTTSHASTPTSAMASLTTGTSPGSTIRTVPKKTAALRQPFSGGHSPSSSSPSRERSNSNASSSSHKKDLHPEGSDSVDGAPLNHYGTTPSSPAGVIRPNTVIASPTAHHPVPNAFYPLYQAAQLGAPSSSSLMNAAAVAAATSSVPFHPATLTYYQQMYTAATMAAYRTPLWMHYPGLPGVAPHGPPHGPPHMIQPHHQAPPPSSVAPNISSADRRLIDRSPPTPPPPPPQPTSGSSITDPAESQRLQHSILATPSSTAALNYSVTALSSSSRDIINGGSAFTSPSGSSWPTDAVGYQHHPDHSARSTAAVSGIASATAKDETSNGECNEGLRSSYVPLNLSKH